One region of Cryptosporangium phraense genomic DNA includes:
- the darG gene encoding macro domain-containing protein, with amino-acid sequence MAIRVEHGNLLLAQVDAIINTVNTVGVAGKGIALQFRQAFPENFRAYEKAAKQGQIVPGKMFVTSTGLIQYPRYIINFPTKRHWRAGSRIADIESGLVDLVAMIREYQISSIAVPPLGCGNGGLDWSDVQPLIVGHLDALSDVDVLLYPPSTAPLAEEMPIRTERPAMTLGRAALLMLLKQYREADSFRLSALEVQKLAYFLQASGESLRLNYVKAKYGPYAENLNHVLRTMDGHYTVGYGDRSREPQIRLVDGAASEAKNFLEGHGATKANLDRVSRLVRGWETPFSLELLATTHWALTHGMGKVSRAEVYKFVASWTPRKADLFKEKQIDLAIDHLVAHRFADPV; translated from the coding sequence ATGGCGATCAGGGTTGAACACGGCAATCTTCTGCTGGCGCAAGTGGACGCGATTATCAACACTGTGAATACGGTTGGTGTAGCCGGCAAGGGTATAGCCTTGCAGTTTCGTCAAGCTTTCCCGGAGAATTTCCGTGCATACGAGAAAGCTGCGAAGCAGGGGCAAATAGTTCCAGGCAAGATGTTCGTCACCTCGACAGGTCTGATTCAGTACCCTCGTTACATAATAAACTTCCCCACCAAGCGCCACTGGCGGGCGGGGAGTCGAATCGCCGATATTGAATCGGGCCTGGTTGATCTAGTCGCCATGATACGCGAATATCAGATCTCTTCGATAGCAGTTCCTCCTCTTGGCTGCGGTAACGGCGGTCTTGACTGGTCGGATGTCCAGCCGCTTATTGTCGGCCATCTAGACGCGCTTTCGGATGTTGATGTATTGCTCTATCCCCCTAGCACGGCGCCGTTGGCCGAGGAGATGCCCATACGGACCGAACGGCCGGCGATGACTCTAGGCAGGGCGGCGCTTCTAATGCTTCTTAAACAGTACCGAGAGGCTGATAGTTTCCGTCTGTCGGCTCTAGAAGTCCAGAAGTTGGCATACTTCCTCCAGGCTTCCGGAGAGTCGCTTCGCTTGAATTATGTCAAGGCGAAGTACGGCCCCTATGCCGAGAATCTCAACCATGTCCTACGAACCATGGATGGGCATTACACCGTCGGTTACGGGGACCGAAGTCGAGAGCCGCAGATAAGGCTCGTCGACGGCGCGGCGTCGGAAGCGAAGAACTTCCTCGAAGGCCATGGCGCGACTAAGGCCAATTTGGATAGAGTATCCAGGCTCGTGCGAGGCTGGGAAACACCGTTCAGTCTCGAACTTCTCGCTACGACTCATTGGGCACTCACGCACGGAATGGGGAAGGTCTCTCGCGCCGAGGTCTACAAATTTGTTGCATCCTGGACGCCTCGCAAGGCTGACCTTTTCAAGGAGAAACAAATCGATCTAGCGATCGATCACCTCGTTGCGCATCGGTTCGCAGATCCCGTCTAG
- the darT gene encoding DUF4433 domain-containing protein: MTRRTRILHFTHEDNLVQIFGRGGLVCDKQRRSSGIESRNVAYSDLKLERSQTIVEVPPGGTLDDYVPFYFGPKSPMMLTYMNGNVTGSLEDLNEIVYFVSSAQHVEASGLKFAFTDGHPVKQPRFFYNDLADLGEVDHALMWQKWWHDTDEYPDRKRRRQAEFLVWREMPLTEIDHLVTKSHPKRLEVESMLSNWDLDIPCRAWPSWYY; encoded by the coding sequence GGACAACTTGGTGCAGATTTTCGGGCGGGGAGGGCTGGTATGCGACAAGCAACGCCGCTCGTCAGGCATCGAATCGCGGAACGTCGCTTACAGCGATCTTAAGCTGGAGCGATCCCAAACGATTGTTGAGGTTCCGCCGGGTGGAACCCTTGACGACTACGTTCCCTTCTATTTTGGTCCAAAGTCACCAATGATGCTCACCTACATGAACGGGAATGTCACTGGATCTCTTGAGGACCTTAACGAGATTGTGTATTTCGTGTCCTCTGCCCAGCACGTCGAAGCCAGTGGCCTAAAGTTTGCTTTTACCGACGGTCATCCAGTTAAGCAGCCGCGATTCTTTTACAATGACCTAGCGGACCTTGGGGAAGTCGACCACGCCCTCATGTGGCAGAAATGGTGGCACGACACGGACGAGTACCCCGACCGCAAACGTCGCAGACAAGCTGAGTTTCTGGTGTGGCGGGAGATGCCCCTCACAGAAATTGACCACTTGGTCACGAAGAGTCATCCGAAGCGGCTGGAAGTTGAATCAATGTTGTCGAATTGGGATCTAGATATTCCGTGCCGTGCGTGGCCTAGCTGGTACTATTAA